One genomic region from Gossypium hirsutum isolate 1008001.06 chromosome D13, Gossypium_hirsutum_v2.1, whole genome shotgun sequence encodes:
- the LOC107916681 gene encoding 40S ribosomal protein S23 codes for MGKTRGMGAGRKLRTHRRRQRWADKAYKKSNLGNEWKKPFAGSSHAKGIVLEKIGIEAKQPNSAIRKCARVQLIKNGKKIAAFVPNDGCLNYIEENDEVLIAGFGRKGHAVGDIPGVRFKVVKVSGVSLLALFKEKKEKPRS; via the exons ATGGG GAAGACACGTGGTATGGGAGCTGGACGCAAGTTGAGGACCCACAGGAGGAGGCAACGGTGGGCCGATAAGGCATACAAAAAATCCAACCTTGGAAATGAATGGAAGAAGCCATTTGCTGGTTCTTCCCATGCCAAAGGCATTGTCCTTGAGAAGAT AGGTATTGAAGCTAAGCAGCCGAACTCTGCTATTAGGAAGTGTGCTAGAGTTCAATTGATCAAGAATGGGAAGAAGATTGCGGCATTCGTCCCAAATGATGGTTGCTTAAACTACATTGAAGAGAAT GATGAGGTGTTGATTGCCGGATTTGGACGAAAGGGTCATGCTGTGGGTGATATTCCTGGTGTTAGGTTCAAGGTTGTGAAGGTATCGGGTGTTTCACTGTTGGCACTCTTCAAAGAGAAGAAAGAGAAGCCTAGATCATAA
- the LOC107918079 gene encoding 60S ribosomal protein L4, translated as MAAAAAAAARPLVSVQTIESDMATDSTQTVPLADVMKASIRPDIVTFVHDNISKNRRQPYAVSKRAGHQTSAESWGTGRAVSRIPRVPGGGTHRAGQGAFGNMCRGGRMFAPTKIWRRWHRKINVNQKRYAVASAIAASAVTSLVMARGHRIEAVPEMPLVMSNAVESVEKTSAAIKVLKQVGAYPDVEKAKDSVGIRPGKGKMRNRRYISRKGPLIVYGTEGAKLVKAFRNIPGVEVANVERLNLLKLAPGGHLGRFIIWTKSAYEKLDSIYGSFEKPSEKKKGYILPRSKMVNADLGRIINSDEVQSVVKPIKKEIKRAPLKKNPLKNLNAMLKLNPYAKTARRMALLAEAQRVKAKKEKLDKKRKPVSKEEATAIKSAGKAWYKTMISDSDYTEFENFSKWLGVSQ; from the exons ATGGCAGCAGCTGCCGCCGCCGCTGCACGTCCTCTGGTCTCCGTCCAAACCATAGAATCTGACATGGCCACTGACTCCACCCAAACCGTCCCACTCGCCGATGTCATGAAAGCCTCGATCCGACCCGACATTGTCACCTTCGTCCACGACAACATCTCCAAAAACCGCCGCCAACCCTATGCAGTCTCCAAACGCGCCGGTCACCAGACCTCTGCCGAATCCTGGGGCACAGGCCGCGCTGTCTCTCGCATCCCCCGTGTTCCCGGCGGAGGTACTCACCGTGCTGGTCAAGGTGCTTTCGGAAACATGTGTCGTGGAGGCCGCATGTTTGCTCCGACCAAGATTTGGCGCCGCTGGCACCGGAAAATCAACGTTAACCAGAAGCGCTATGCCGTTGCTTCGGCGATCGCTGCCTCTGCCGTAACCTCCCTCGTCATGGCACGTGGCCACCGCATCGAGGCCGTCCCGGAGATGCCTCTGGTCATGTCTAACGCCGTGGAGAGCGTTGAGAAAACCTCTGCCGCAATTAAGGTTTTGAAACAGGTTGGGGCATATCCCGACGTGGAAAAGGCTAAGGACAGCGTTGGAATCCGACCCGGGAAAGGGAAAATGAGAAACCGGAGGTACATTTCCCGTAAAGGTCCATTGATTGTTTATGGAACAGAGGGGGCAAAGCTCGTTAAGGCCTTTCGTAACATTCCTGGAGTCGAGGTTGCCAATGTAGAGAGACTTAATCTATTGAAACTCGCTCCTGGAGGACACCTTGGAAGGTTCATTATATGGACCAAATCGGCTTACGAGAAGCTGGATTCGATTTATGGGTCATTTGAGAAGCCTTCCGAGAAGAAGAAAGGGTACATCTTGCCTCGTTCTAAGATGGTGAATGCGGATCTCGGTAGGATAATTAACTCCGATGAGGTGCAGTCCGTGGTGAAGCCAATTAAAAAGGAGATCAAGAGGGCACCATTGAAGAAGAATCCTCTTAAGAACTTGAATGCTATGCTGAAGTTGAACCCATATGCAAAGACAGCAAGGAGGATGGCTCTTTTGGCTGAGGCACAACGTGTTAAGGCTAAGAAGGAGAAGCTTGACAAGAAGAGGAAGCCCGTGTCTAAG GAGGAGGCAACAGCAATCAAGTCAGCAGGCAAAGCATGGTATAAGACTATGATCTCGGACAGTGATTACACTGAGTTTGAGAACTTCTCCAAGTGGTTGGGTGTATCGCAGTGA